The Ciconia boyciana chromosome 7, ASM3463844v1, whole genome shotgun sequence region GAGCACTTGGGGACGCTGGAGCGAGCGGAGGTCATCTCTTGTCAGGGGGACCGCAGCCGGGTGGCCCCAGCCGCTTGCGGGCAGCTCCAGTGCCCAGATGCGTTTGAAGCCAGAGCTTGGACTCAGTGGGAGGTATCACCAAAGCTCCCCGCTTGTAATTGCCACGTGGCGATCGTCTCCCTTGCCGTAGCCGCGCGGTGTTGCTAACGTGGTTGGCAGCCAAGATTTGGGCTGGAGTTTCCCCCCCGGCCATATTGCAGGGATTTCATCGCACCAGCGGCAGGCATAATTGTGGCGTTTAATTATTGTATGTGTCTCTGTGCAGGCGTGTGTATTTAGAGGCATAAAAATCTCAGAGTTTCATCGCAGGAGGGGACTGCTGACGGGCTTGGCTGGTGCCGTAGTCGTGGTGCTGCAGCTGGCGGATGGGGAAGGCTGTTCTCCTCTGGCACAGGAGCTGATTAAGGAGAGAGTGGCCCCAGAGAGACTCAGCAATGAGTTTTGGCCCAGTTGGTTTGATTGCAGGTTAATTAAAATAGTGTTTTGCTGGCAGAACAAAGGCTTCAGCTAGCCATGACTGGCTCGGTGAAGGAACCGAAGCTGAATTTGTTCTTGAAGGAGGTCCTTGAGAGCTTGCTGCAGGCGGGGAGAGGGTCCCCAAGCTGCTTGACTCcttgtccctccctccctgtccctcacCAGGCGCTGTTGTTGCCGTTTCCCCGCTAACCTggcctttctcttcctgtttgcTAGGTCAAGCTGGGAGCTGCCCGACCTGCGAGAAGGAAGAGTAAAAGCCATCAGCGATTCGGATGGCGTGAGCTACCCCTGGTACGGAAACACCACAGAAACTGTGACCCTGGTCGGGCCGACTAACAAGATCTCCAGGTTCTCTGTGAGCATGAATGACAATTTCTATCCCAGCGTGACGTGGGCTGTCCCTGTGAGCAACAGTAATGTGCCGCTGCTGACCAGGATTAAAAGGGACCAGAGCTTTACCACGTGGCTGGTGGCCATGAACACCACCACCAAGGAAAAGATCATCTTGCAGACTATAAAGTGGAGGATGCGAGTGGACATTGAGGTCGATCCCatgcagctgctggggcagcgggCACGACTGGTGGGAAGGactcagcaggagcagccccggATCCTCAGCAGGATGGAGCCCATCCCACCAAACGCACTAGTGAAACCCAATGCCAACGATGCCCAAGTCCTCATGTGGAGGCCCAAGCGGGGCCAGCCTATAGTCGTGATACCTCCCAAGTAGAGCAGCGCCGGTGCGTGCGCGTGAGGACCTGGGTGCTGTCAGCCTGCTGCAAGTGAACGGGGTTTCTGAGCCAAAGCAGACGTCTTTGGTTCTCCTGCCTTTGTAGCTGTGGTTGGAAACACGGCTCCTCCTTAGAAAGATAGCCTGGCCGGCGTGGGGGTGCAGAAGAGGGATTGCTGAGCTGGAGGATTTCCCAGGAAGCAGAATTGACTACTTCTAGGGGCTTGCGGCTGGCAAAGAGGCTGTCTGACCTGAACAACTCGTCTTTCCTTGCAGGGCAATGCAAGGAGCATGGGTGCGATCGAACCGTGCCTGTGGCTAATGCTGCTTTCCACCCAACTGGAGGTAGAAGCGGAGACCGTGCCTGCCGGATGTGGAGGGCTCCTGCGGTGACCCTTCCCGCCGGGGCACGGGTGTTCATGCGGTGTCTATACCTATGCATTTTGGATCGATAATCGACCCCTCGCCCTGTCCGCTGGGACTGGGCGGGAGGGCCCGGGAGCAGAGCGGGAGCCCGGTGCTGGCCATcgctgctgcctgggaggggTTTTCCGCAGCTGAGGGGAAGCGGGATGTTTTGCATGCGTCTGGGTGTGTTTGGAGTAGTTGTGAGTGTAGGAGATGCCATAGCTCTTTTCCATCTTGGAGTGAGTTCTAAGGGCAGGTTAGATGTCCTTTTGTTTTAAGGTGCACTAAATCTTTGCAGTTCCTCAACcttccccccaacccccccaatCCCGCCAGTCCTTCTCttatggaaacaaaaccaattctCAGCTGAGCGAGAAATTGGGAGCCTGTTCACCCAGCCCAGGGCGAGCAGGTGCTCGCTGACCCGTGGGGTACCCAAACCAGCTTGAAGGTACCCCAGGACTTGCACGCTTCCACTGCAGACCCAAGTCCCTTGCAAGAAGTTGTGTGCTTGCTTATTTTCCACACAAATGCTGGCTTATGTGGagaccctcctcctcctcagccacTCAGGGAGCAGGGTAGGTACCAGCGGGGATGCCAGCGCTGGCGGGGAGGAGATGGCACGCCTTGCGGTAActccccaggctctgcagggATAGGGGTCTCCTCTCCATGGGTTGGAGGCAGGGGTGTGAGCAGAGGCTGCGCAGGGCAGGCCTGGGTTtgcctgggaaggaggaggcaagtgcactgcctgggctgctgcaggtgCTTGGGGGGTAACGGGGTTTTATTTGCCTTCCTCCTCGCCCCTTGCTGCCTGGATGGCTGACATTGTCTGGTCCATGGGGCAGTGCTGGTGCCTTGGGCTGTGACCTGCAGTTCCTGACATTTCACCCTTGGGATGCAGCAGAGGCGaaagctgtggctgtgctgccgATGCCCCAGGTGCCCCGTTGCTCCCGGGCAGATGGTTACggtttttgctgctttctccGGTCCGTCTGCCATGCCGGCATGAGCCCTGTGGCTCCTCCGGCTCACACCCCTGCCTTCACGCTATGGGAGGTTTGCATCGCCCTGGGGATGCGGGTAATTCCCGCTGGGAGGGTCCCATCTTCTGTCTTGCTGCCAGGAGAGCCTGGGGAGGGTCGCCGTGTTCGGCACTTCCGTGCAAAGCCTTTCCTGCGGTATTAGCAGCGCTGCCCTCAGCCCGGCTGTCGGGACGCCCAGCCCAGCGCTGCTTTGCTCCCCCCGGTGTGCTGGCACATCCGCGTGGTATCGCTCCACAGAGTGCGGCCGAGCTCCTGCAAAGCTTCACCCACGGCTTGTACTTTTCCAGGATGGGATGTGCAACCCGGTCCCTGCCAGCGAAGGGGGGGCTCCCCAGGCATCTTAGACCAAAAATCCCTGTGAAATCCCCATGCTACTTATTATTCTCAGTAGTGTTTGCTGCTGATTCgattctttatttattttttcctttgggagcgTTGCATTTTGACGCCTCAACGCACGCTTCCCTGTGCCGGGGCCAGTGGTCCTGCTCGGCCTCGCGGGCCGAAACCTGCTGCTTTCGGTGCCTACGTCTGGGTTTCGCCAGGGGCTACAGCCttgtggagggagagggggctCTGAGCTTtggtttgctgtgttttctggagCAAAGCTTCTACCGGCAGCTTGCCTGCGCGGGAAGATATCCCACTTTCGTGAGACTCTGCTCATGGTTTTGTCCTGGCACAGGATTGACGGCAGCTTTTGCCATCATtggtgtttcatttttcaaaaagcGTGTGGAAGGGGGTTAGAAactttaaatacagttttacttaagatttgggggaggaggaggagggctaAGTACCTTTCGGTTTGAAATAAGGCAGATGTATATTTTTGACCCAGTGGGACAGAAACGTCTCTGGCACCACTGGAGCTAAAAAGCCAGAGGAAGAGGTTCCCCAGTAAATGGTAGCCCCGAGGTGGGCTCCTGGCTGGGAGAGGATGCTGTGTCCAGAGAGGCTGCATGAGCCAGCTCCCCAAAACCcgtggggaagggctggggctgcgctCGGGGGCTGTGTGGTAGCCGTcagcctggggagctgctgcggCACTGCCATGGTGCCAGccggctgggaggggggagctgGTGCAGGGATGCCATTCAATTCGTTGTCGTCTTTTGGG contains the following coding sequences:
- the FAM78B gene encoding protein FAM78B isoform X2; this encodes MQEGAADGRRGPFRSLPGVPAWGGGRWGSGRSSCCLPVPLRHGRFIRTWRWSTWGRWSERRSSLVRGTAAGWPQPLAGSSSAQMRLKPELGLSGRSSWELPDLREGRVKAISDSDGVSYPWYGNTTETVTLVGPTNKISRFSVSMNDNFYPSVTWAVPVSNSNVPLLTRIKRDQSFTTWLVAMNTTTKEKIILQTIKWRMRVDIEVDPMQLLGQRARLVGRTQQEQPRILSRMEPIPPNALVKPNANDAQVLMWRPKRGQPIVVIPPK
- the FAM78B gene encoding protein FAM78B isoform X3; the protein is MGCLQSVACKARVRREQIVVSDVSATIEPAATAIEESSPVVLRYRTPYFRASARVLMPPIARRHTWVVGWIQACNHMEFYNTYSDLGVSSWELPDLREGRVKAISDSDGVSYPWYGNTTETVTLVGPTNKISRFSVSMNDNFYPSVTWAVPVSNSNVPLLTRIKRDQSFTTWLVAMNTTTKEKIILQTIKWRMRVDIEVDPMQLLGQRARLVGRTQQEQPRILSRMEPIPPNALVKPNANDAQVLMWRPKRGQPIVVIPPK
- the FAM78B gene encoding protein FAM78B isoform X1, which gives rise to MNDNFYPSVTWAVPVSNSNVPLLTRIKRDQSFTTWLVAMNTTTKEKIILQTIKWRMRVDIEVDPMQLLGQRARLVGRTQQEQPRILSRMEPIPPNALVKPNANDAQVLMWRPKRGQPIVVIPPK